A window of Thermoleophilia bacterium contains these coding sequences:
- the rplK gene encoding 50S ribosomal protein L11, whose translation MAKKVRAIVKLQIVGGNATPAPPVGPALGQHGVNIMEFCKAYNAATQDRAGQVVPVEITVYEDRSFSFVLKTPPAAVLIRQAAGIPKGSGNVRREKVGKITKEQLRQIAEIKMPDLNAKDIEGAMRILAGTARSMGVIVED comes from the coding sequence GTGGCAAAGAAGGTCAGGGCAATCGTTAAGTTACAAATAGTGGGAGGCAATGCCACCCCAGCGCCGCCGGTTGGACCTGCTCTGGGACAGCACGGTGTAAACATCATGGAGTTCTGCAAGGCCTACAACGCAGCCACTCAGGACCGTGCCGGCCAGGTTGTCCCGGTGGAGATCACTGTTTACGAAGATCGTTCTTTTAGCTTTGTTCTCAAGACCCCTCCTGCCGCGGTTCTCATCCGGCAGGCGGCCGGAATTCCAAAAGGCAGCGGCAATGTGCGGCGTGAGAAGGTGGGCAAGATCACGAAAGAGCAGTTGCGTCAGATTGCTGAGATCAAGATGCCCGATCTCAACGCCAAAGATATCGAAGGGGCGATGAGGATACTGGCCGGGACCGCCCGGAGCATGGGAGTCATTGTTGAAGACTAG
- the rpmG gene encoding 50S ribosomal protein L33, which translates to MRVRVTMACQECKRRNYTTTKNKRNDPDRIELRKYCKWCGTVTVHKETK; encoded by the coding sequence ATGCGGGTACGGGTTACAATGGCTTGCCAGGAGTGCAAGCGGCGGAACTACACCACTACCAAGAACAAGCGCAACGATCCTGACCGAATCGAGTTGCGCAAGTACTGCAAGTGGTGCGGCACCGTCACCGTGCATAAGGAAACCAAGTAA
- the rplA gene encoding 50S ribosomal protein L1 — protein MAKRSRRYIEAKKAIEPGRLYTPLEAVNLIKSLNTANFDETVEVHIKLGVNPRHADQQVRGTVMLPHGTGKKVRVAVFAKGEKAAEAEAAGADIVGAEDLAAQIEAGMLDFDACIATPDMMGVVGKLGRILGPRGLMPNPKTGTVTFDVAKAVADAKGGKVEYRTDRYGVVHLGIGKKSFPAEHLVENYGAVLDEIVRAKPAAAKGKYLRSITLASTMGPGVPVDTSKTRALLEEVA, from the coding sequence GTGGCAAAGCGTTCAAGAAGATACATTGAGGCCAAGAAGGCTATTGAGCCGGGCCGTCTTTACACTCCGTTAGAAGCTGTAAATCTAATCAAGAGCCTGAACACTGCCAACTTTGACGAAACGGTGGAGGTTCATATCAAGCTGGGAGTAAACCCCCGACATGCGGACCAGCAGGTCCGGGGCACCGTCATGTTGCCTCACGGCACTGGGAAAAAGGTCAGGGTGGCAGTTTTTGCCAAGGGCGAAAAAGCGGCTGAAGCTGAAGCGGCCGGAGCTGACATAGTGGGGGCCGAAGATCTTGCTGCTCAAATTGAAGCAGGCATGCTCGATTTTGATGCATGCATTGCCACTCCGGACATGATGGGTGTGGTTGGAAAACTGGGGCGTATTCTGGGTCCGCGGGGTCTTATGCCCAATCCTAAGACCGGCACCGTTACCTTTGACGTAGCCAAGGCAGTCGCTGACGCCAAGGGCGGAAAAGTCGAATATAGGACGGATCGCTACGGCGTGGTGCACCTGGGCATCGGGAAGAAGTCCTTCCCGGCAGAACACCTAGTGGAAAATTACGGCGCAGTGTTGGACGAGATCGTCCGCGCTAAGCCTGCTGCCGCCAAGGGCAAGTACCTACGCTCTATAACTTTGGCTAGCACGATGGGGCCAGGCGTGCCCGTTGATACTTCGAAGACCAGAGCGTTGCTTGAGGAGGTTGCCTAG
- the secE gene encoding preprotein translocase subunit SecE, with protein sequence MARTVSEKTESSRGRAAANKARARETAESKGILARMTPRVPFSRTTAGPRGAVSTKPVGRIRTFLREVRVEMTKVTWPSRKELLQATAVVIIAVAIAGVYIGVLDFIWNLIVRAVGLG encoded by the coding sequence ATGGCAAGAACCGTAAGCGAGAAAACGGAAAGTAGCAGGGGTCGGGCTGCGGCCAACAAGGCCCGTGCCAGAGAGACGGCTGAGAGCAAAGGTATCTTGGCGCGTATGACGCCGCGGGTTCCGTTTTCTCGCACCACTGCCGGTCCGCGGGGGGCGGTAAGCACCAAGCCGGTGGGGCGCATTCGCACGTTCCTGCGCGAGGTTCGGGTCGAGATGACCAAGGTTACCTGGCCCTCGCGCAAGGAGCTCCTGCAGGCGACGGCTGTTGTGATCATCGCTGTCGCTATCGCTGGCGTCTATATTGGGGTTTTGGACTTTATTTGGAACCTGATTGTGAGAGCCGTGGGCCTGGGCTAA
- the nusG gene encoding transcription termination/antitermination protein NusG — protein sequence MEAKWYVINTYSGHEKKTRANLEHRIKMLGQSQYFEDIVVPTEHVVETKGGEKVHVERRIFPGYILVKMVLTDESWSLVRNTPGVTGFVGSENKPTPLTPAEVDRILHTSTVEKPRAKAEFAVGDQVRVVSGPLTDFTGEVAEVNVEQGKLKVMVSIFGRDTPTELGFDQVKKI from the coding sequence ATGGAAGCAAAGTGGTACGTCATTAACACCTACTCCGGGCACGAGAAAAAGACTCGCGCCAACTTGGAGCACCGCATCAAAATGCTGGGGCAGTCCCAGTATTTTGAGGATATTGTGGTGCCAACCGAGCATGTGGTTGAGACCAAAGGCGGCGAAAAGGTCCATGTAGAGCGACGGATTTTCCCCGGATACATTTTGGTCAAGATGGTCTTGACCGATGAGTCATGGTCGCTCGTTCGTAACACTCCGGGGGTCACCGGTTTTGTCGGCTCCGAGAATAAGCCCACGCCGCTCACTCCGGCGGAGGTCGATCGGATCCTGCACACTTCTACAGTCGAGAAGCCTAGAGCCAAGGCCGAGTTTGCAGTGGGCGATCAGGTGCGGGTGGTCAGTGGTCCGCTCACGGACTTCACTGGCGAGGTGGCCGAGGTCAACGTGGAGCAGGGCAAGCTCAAAGTGATGGTTTCCATTTTTGGCAGAGATACCCCTACAGAACTGGGTTTTGATCAAGTGAAGAAGATTTAG
- the larA gene encoding nickel-dependent lactate racemase: MRISIPWGTSTTWVEVEDSRVGGVVGAAVERSPDSEGTLRAALCEPANDLGGFLSRARSPLLVVVNDGTRPTPSAEVLRVIEPQLQQWVVRTGGKLAFVIATGTHRAALPEELDRIFGAELAATYKASIFSHDSKDDDNLVYLGRTSRGTEVWVNRLLAEANSVITINSVEPHYFAGYTGGRKSLFPGLAGYKTVWANHKLSMEPGSELLVLEGNPVHEDLQECLALGIAGKQVYSIQLVLDRDHRIGYAAAGDIETSFRRAVLVAEKQFVLDLDREYEVVVAVAPHPMDCNFYQTNKAIQSGALAVKQGGVLIVVSECPFGLGENQTLFDMLAAASSPAQAIEQARRQEYKLGMQQAVRIASILEKAQIWVVSSLPEEQVRAMFMRPFRSVGEAIDQAFVEMGESAKVIFLTEASITVPRVRNKANRDS; encoded by the coding sequence ATGCGCATTTCGATTCCCTGGGGTACCAGTACGACCTGGGTAGAGGTAGAAGATTCGCGAGTTGGCGGCGTCGTCGGCGCGGCGGTCGAGAGGAGCCCTGATTCGGAGGGAACTCTCAGGGCTGCGTTGTGCGAACCCGCTAATGATCTAGGCGGATTTCTCTCGCGTGCGCGCAGCCCCCTTCTCGTGGTGGTAAATGACGGGACCAGACCTACTCCTTCCGCTGAAGTTCTGCGAGTCATTGAGCCTCAGTTGCAGCAGTGGGTGGTCCGCACCGGTGGGAAGTTGGCTTTTGTCATCGCCACAGGGACTCATCGGGCGGCCCTTCCGGAGGAGTTAGACCGAATCTTTGGGGCCGAGCTCGCTGCTACTTACAAGGCAAGCATTTTCTCCCATGACTCCAAAGATGACGACAACTTGGTCTACCTAGGACGAACTAGCCGGGGTACTGAAGTCTGGGTTAACCGGCTGCTGGCCGAGGCTAATAGTGTGATCACAATAAACTCGGTTGAACCACACTACTTTGCTGGTTACACCGGGGGCAGAAAATCCCTGTTTCCCGGGCTTGCTGGTTACAAGACTGTTTGGGCCAACCACAAGCTTTCTATGGAACCTGGGTCAGAGCTTCTGGTGCTAGAGGGAAACCCGGTACATGAGGATCTGCAGGAGTGTCTCGCCCTGGGCATCGCAGGTAAGCAGGTTTACTCCATTCAGCTTGTCCTTGACCGAGATCATCGCATCGGCTATGCAGCTGCAGGGGACATCGAGACTTCGTTTCGCAGGGCTGTTTTGGTAGCCGAAAAGCAGTTTGTTCTGGACCTAGATCGGGAGTACGAGGTGGTGGTTGCGGTTGCGCCTCATCCGATGGACTGCAATTTCTACCAGACAAACAAAGCTATCCAAAGCGGTGCCTTGGCTGTCAAGCAAGGAGGAGTGCTCATTGTAGTGTCAGAGTGTCCGTTTGGTTTAGGAGAGAACCAGACTCTGTTTGACATGTTGGCTGCTGCTTCCTCCCCGGCTCAGGCTATCGAGCAAGCCAGGCGACAAGAGTATAAGCTGGGCATGCAACAAGCTGTCCGTATTGCCAGCATTCTGGAGAAAGCGCAAATTTGGGTGGTAAGCTCGTTGCCGGAGGAGCAGGTAAGGGCAATGTTCATGCGTCCTTTCCGCTCGGTCGGGGAGGCGATTGATCAGGCATTTGTTGAGATGGGAGAATCGGCCAAAGTGATCTTCCTTACGGAGGCCAGCATCACGGTTCCTCGCGTACGCAACAAGGCAAACCGTGATTCTTGA
- the rplL gene encoding 50S ribosomal protein L7/L12 gives MTPQELIEEIKKMTVVELAELVKALEEEFGVSASAAVAVPAMAAGAAAGAAAPAAAEEEERTEFDVILKSAGDKKINVIKVVRALTGLGLKEAKDLVDGAPNPVKQGVSKQEAEDIKKQLEEAGAEVEIK, from the coding sequence GTGACGCCGCAGGAACTAATTGAAGAAATCAAGAAGATGACAGTGGTGGAGCTTGCTGAACTGGTCAAGGCTCTCGAGGAGGAATTTGGTGTAAGCGCTTCGGCGGCGGTGGCTGTGCCGGCTATGGCGGCGGGTGCAGCGGCAGGCGCGGCGGCGCCGGCTGCGGCCGAGGAAGAGGAGCGTACAGAGTTCGACGTGATCTTGAAGTCTGCTGGTGACAAGAAGATCAACGTGATCAAGGTAGTCCGGGCTCTCACTGGTCTTGGCCTAAAGGAAGCCAAGGACTTAGTGGACGGCGCTCCGAACCCGGTCAAGCAGGGCGTAAGCAAGCAAGAAGCAGAAGATATAAAGAAGCAGCTTGAAGAGGCTGGGGCCGAAGTCGAGATAAAGTAG
- the rplJ gene encoding 50S ribosomal protein L10: MPKPEKVAAVKEIAQDLSSTDVYYFVDYRGLTFKETAQLRARLQEAGATLKVVKNTLARIAAAEANVEGLERFLQGPTAIAYCYGDPARVAKVLQDFAREKKKTSVRGARLQHLLLDQTGVERIATLPSREQLVGQVVGLIAAPLRGLVTVLGGPMRGLAVVLDQIREQKAQAA, translated from the coding sequence ATGCCGAAACCAGAGAAGGTGGCGGCGGTCAAAGAAATAGCCCAGGACCTCAGTTCTACCGATGTCTACTACTTTGTCGACTACCGGGGTCTTACCTTTAAGGAGACAGCGCAGCTGCGGGCTAGGCTGCAAGAAGCTGGCGCCACCCTCAAGGTGGTGAAAAACACCTTGGCCCGTATTGCTGCAGCAGAAGCTAACGTGGAAGGACTTGAGCGGTTCCTGCAAGGCCCCACAGCGATTGCTTACTGTTACGGCGACCCTGCTCGGGTGGCTAAGGTTCTGCAAGACTTTGCCCGCGAGAAGAAGAAGACATCAGTGCGTGGGGCTCGTTTGCAGCACTTGCTGCTCGACCAGACTGGCGTAGAAAGAATTGCCACTCTACCCAGCCGGGAGCAGCTTGTTGGTCAGGTGGTAGGACTGATTGCTGCCCCGCTCAGGGGACTTGTCACAGTACTTGGCGGTCCTATGCGTGGTTTGGCTGTGGTGCTGGACCAGATACGAGAACAAAAGGCTCAAGCTGCCTAA